The proteins below come from a single Nocardiopsis gilva YIM 90087 genomic window:
- a CDS encoding AAA domain-containing protein, whose product MRRVAILIGTGKYRDPGLQNLLSPQADVAAIGGALEANGNFDEVISLLDPTHDEASGAIEQALNSGKPDDLVFVSFSGHGVRNTPGRLHLTFSDTRLDRVASTGLSSEGLQRMLHDSRVTKKVVLLDCCYSGSFADGFATRSSGEQEFIDFQREFLGGEGTYVLASSAPDKPAHEGDNSAGAQPSPFSAAVARGLSGEAEDVDGTGWIDWESLHKFVRAEAERDGRQRVTGFALGAVGRVPLARHVEAATAVRVDGGTSGRPAKPVHDDAGQGADRSDSGTPGAATGRAETSDDTGAAYTGGPHPDFDLRQWRSLFAYHRACLARQSVLQQLPDAKHKDGRQYAPCPMGKEALLSGIETRWRLTGAAETLARGAADGGRTLRYGYPAVVFDTAAHRPGKRAEWKVAPLFVMDVEAVADNGALYLTPVGEIELNAELAATAADLDPPDLDELTTWFRADWASGSLAKLGDKARSVCKVLDLTCVNDLEPGRLRAQLDLAIPLRSGAQNVALLYVADPAVGAAKQLISDLDVDGDHSIKPDQIEGTALAALTGRPAERTPSRQRVTPVITGLSNASQERILVSAMTRRLTVATGAPGTGKSELITSVVTSAVADGESVLVASTNNTAVDEVVTRANKLLPGADLVVRTGNSDERRNEPGILSDLRAARFDPVDVRTLAERLKGHERRLGEIRAELAAVAEAEYRLTALATARRRDIADLPPDLSPQIFSDADTVQRWTERVEKAVEGRWARWWHRWRLRRGLGRELRDDELRALWRFLVTEQQWRTARADLDARSAPDTLHHDANEIRTARRDDSAPFVVGQVAAALRHGHERIDHRLQALADNKQWKGVSSLLQVVRAWATTSRSVRVFPPQAGLFDLVVIDEASQCTVADLIPLLFRAKRALVIGDPHQLQPVHTLDPAEDRRAQREADISEEWLEDRSLTHSSGSAYHAAATALASAGGEVMWLDEHYRCHPDIVAPANRRFYGERLAIRTRTHKLKDPMDPAVDWVDVRGEAERPDGGSCRNLVEARHVISLLRELWSLPADTSIGVVTPFTAQRRAIEDLLGAAGRNRIRVGTVHTFQGGERDVIVVSPTAATGVDPRSGNWAASQHNLWNVAITRAKSRLYVVGDRSYWSGRDGVLAELARSNEKAGGSPLPDDAAREALFSALTERGVAVTVGRRLGGYSCDLSIPTGSGEIAVFIDRAGIDEAACDRGRALYRTLDLVALFEEVTGIPAVRVPAWRCLSDPKGVAADLLTQ is encoded by the coding sequence GTGAGACGTGTCGCGATTTTGATCGGCACGGGGAAGTACCGTGATCCCGGCTTGCAGAATCTGCTGTCGCCGCAGGCCGACGTCGCAGCGATCGGGGGCGCCCTCGAAGCCAACGGGAACTTCGACGAGGTGATTTCACTTCTCGACCCGACGCACGACGAGGCCTCCGGCGCCATAGAGCAGGCGTTGAACTCTGGGAAACCCGACGACCTGGTGTTCGTGTCGTTTTCCGGTCACGGGGTCCGAAACACCCCGGGCCGGCTGCACCTCACCTTCTCCGACACACGCCTGGATCGTGTGGCTTCGACAGGGCTGTCCTCGGAAGGTCTGCAGCGCATGCTGCACGATTCGCGTGTGACCAAGAAGGTGGTTCTCCTCGACTGCTGCTACAGCGGATCCTTCGCTGACGGTTTCGCAACGCGGTCCAGCGGCGAACAGGAGTTCATCGACTTTCAGCGTGAGTTTCTCGGCGGAGAAGGAACATACGTCCTCGCCTCCTCAGCGCCTGACAAGCCTGCCCACGAGGGAGACAATTCGGCGGGTGCACAGCCGTCACCCTTCAGCGCGGCTGTGGCCCGGGGGCTGTCCGGGGAGGCCGAGGACGTCGACGGCACTGGCTGGATCGACTGGGAGAGCCTGCACAAATTTGTCCGAGCCGAGGCGGAGCGCGACGGACGGCAGCGCGTCACGGGTTTTGCGCTGGGAGCCGTCGGCCGTGTCCCGCTCGCGCGGCACGTCGAGGCGGCTACGGCCGTGCGGGTGGATGGCGGGACGTCGGGCCGCCCTGCGAAGCCTGTGCACGATGACGCCGGGCAGGGCGCGGATCGATCCGACAGCGGGACGCCGGGAGCCGCCACGGGGCGTGCGGAGACGTCGGACGACACCGGCGCGGCATACACGGGAGGCCCGCATCCCGACTTCGACCTCCGTCAGTGGAGGTCGCTCTTCGCTTACCACCGCGCCTGCCTGGCACGGCAGAGCGTCCTTCAGCAGCTCCCGGATGCGAAGCACAAGGACGGTCGGCAGTACGCCCCCTGCCCGATGGGTAAGGAGGCGCTGCTGAGCGGGATCGAGACGAGATGGCGGCTGACCGGGGCCGCTGAGACGCTGGCCCGCGGCGCCGCGGACGGTGGGCGGACCCTGCGTTACGGGTATCCCGCCGTTGTCTTCGATACGGCCGCGCACCGGCCGGGGAAACGAGCGGAGTGGAAGGTCGCCCCGCTGTTCGTCATGGATGTGGAAGCGGTTGCGGACAACGGCGCTCTCTACCTGACGCCGGTCGGCGAGATCGAACTCAACGCCGAACTCGCCGCCACAGCCGCCGATCTCGACCCACCCGACCTGGACGAACTCACCACCTGGTTCCGCGCGGACTGGGCCAGTGGAAGCCTCGCCAAACTCGGTGACAAGGCCCGCAGCGTCTGCAAGGTGCTCGACCTCACCTGTGTGAACGACCTCGAACCAGGACGACTGCGCGCTCAGCTGGACCTTGCCATCCCCCTGCGCTCGGGGGCGCAGAACGTCGCCCTCCTGTACGTCGCCGACCCCGCGGTCGGCGCCGCCAAGCAGCTCATCAGTGACCTGGACGTCGACGGTGACCACTCGATCAAGCCGGACCAGATCGAGGGCACGGCGCTCGCGGCGCTCACCGGCCGCCCCGCGGAGCGAACGCCCTCGCGTCAGCGTGTCACTCCGGTGATCACCGGTCTGAGCAACGCCTCCCAGGAGCGGATTCTCGTCTCGGCCATGACGCGGCGGCTCACCGTCGCCACGGGGGCGCCGGGAACTGGCAAGAGTGAGCTGATCACCTCGGTCGTCACCTCAGCTGTCGCGGACGGCGAATCTGTCCTTGTCGCATCGACGAACAACACGGCAGTGGACGAAGTGGTCACACGGGCGAACAAGCTGCTTCCCGGCGCCGACCTGGTCGTACGTACCGGCAACAGCGATGAACGCCGCAACGAACCAGGAATCCTGTCCGACCTGCGCGCTGCTCGGTTCGACCCGGTCGACGTGCGGACGCTCGCCGAACGGCTCAAGGGGCATGAGCGTCGGCTCGGCGAGATCAGGGCCGAGCTCGCCGCAGTCGCCGAGGCCGAGTATCGGCTCACGGCCCTCGCCACAGCGCGTCGGCGCGACATCGCCGACCTGCCCCCGGACCTGTCCCCTCAAATCTTCTCCGACGCCGACACCGTGCAGCGATGGACCGAGCGCGTCGAAAAGGCGGTGGAAGGGAGATGGGCACGGTGGTGGCACCGATGGCGGCTCCGACGCGGCCTCGGGAGAGAGCTTCGGGACGACGAATTGCGTGCCCTCTGGCGTTTCCTGGTGACCGAACAGCAGTGGCGCACGGCGCGCGCCGACCTCGACGCCCGGTCCGCCCCGGACACCCTGCACCACGACGCGAACGAGATCCGCACAGCACGGCGCGATGACAGCGCGCCCTTCGTCGTCGGACAGGTCGCCGCTGCTCTGCGGCACGGCCACGAGCGCATCGACCATCGCCTCCAGGCGCTTGCCGACAACAAACAGTGGAAGGGCGTTTCCTCCCTGCTGCAGGTAGTGCGGGCCTGGGCGACGACCTCCCGCTCAGTGCGCGTCTTCCCGCCCCAGGCCGGCCTGTTCGACCTGGTCGTCATCGATGAGGCCAGCCAGTGCACGGTCGCCGACCTGATCCCGCTCCTCTTCCGGGCCAAACGAGCTCTCGTCATCGGCGATCCGCATCAACTGCAGCCCGTTCACACTCTGGACCCGGCCGAGGACCGGCGGGCGCAGCGCGAGGCCGACATCAGCGAGGAGTGGTTGGAGGACCGATCGCTCACCCACAGCAGCGGGTCCGCCTACCACGCCGCCGCCACGGCGCTGGCCAGCGCAGGGGGCGAGGTTATGTGGTTGGACGAGCACTACCGGTGCCACCCGGATATCGTCGCTCCCGCCAACCGCCGCTTCTACGGGGAGCGGCTGGCGATCCGTACCCGGACGCACAAGCTGAAGGATCCCATGGACCCGGCGGTGGACTGGGTCGATGTGCGGGGTGAAGCGGAACGGCCCGACGGCGGCTCGTGCCGTAACCTCGTCGAGGCGCGGCACGTCATCAGCCTGTTGCGTGAGCTGTGGTCGCTGCCCGCTGATACGTCGATCGGCGTCGTCACTCCGTTCACAGCCCAGCGGCGCGCCATCGAGGATCTGCTGGGCGCGGCCGGACGGAATCGGATCCGCGTCGGCACGGTGCACACGTTCCAAGGCGGGGAACGCGATGTCATCGTGGTCTCTCCCACGGCTGCGACGGGGGTGGACCCGCGGTCCGGCAACTGGGCCGCCTCTCAGCACAACCTGTGGAACGTCGCCATCACCCGCGCCAAATCTCGGTTGTATGTCGTTGGTGACCGCTCCTACTGGTCGGGCCGTGACGGCGTACTCGCGGAACTCGCCAGGTCGAACGAGAAGGCGGGCGGCTCGCCGCTGCCGGATGACGCGGCGCGTGAAGCGCTGTTCTCGGCTCTGACGGAGAGGGGCGTGGCCGTGACGGTCGGCCGCCGCCTCGGCGGCTATTCCTGTGATCTCAGCATTCCGACGGGCTCGGGGGAGATCGCCGTCTTCATAGACCGGGCCGGAATCGACGAGGCCGCGTGCGACCGGGGACGGGCGCTGTACCGCACGCTCGATCTGGTCGCCCTCTTCGAAGAGGTGACAGGGATCCCCGCTGTGCGCGTCCCGGCGTGGCGCTGCCTGAGCGACCCGAAGGGTGTGGCGGCGGACCTGCTGACGCAGTGA
- a CDS encoding UvrD-helicase domain-containing protein: MSVQGKVTLRLLDKADKEIKRLPRVVKGAIYDFQYKFRENPHSPGLRLKQLKGHDRLYSARVADDYRALLLHVGDGDYILVAVRHRNEVYDNLERFHHQVNPVTGGIEFLEVVESTTVRAPGGADDAPVSSPAGSGETAEPTARSVSAPVGQPTAEQCKQTEQAPSAAPSASQREPLLAAFSAEQLRELGVAEALIPLALDVTTDEKMLGLVEYAPAHSEEVLLALADGKSFGDVLESITQPVKVAEPVDVTDYSAALRRSTTRVTTEDTDLREAIEDGFGRWKVYLHPTQEKLVKRRYKGPARVSGGPGTGKTIVALHRVKYLVDRLSQGRSKAVLLTTYNRNLAGDLRKRLLDLGGQEVVDRVHIVNIDSLATQIVAEAAQGGRRRWITDAQALDEWQDMLTEIGETRWDAEFLNAEWSQVILGQAVNSRADYFRARRAGRGQRISRAQRAEIWQLVERFTMGLDEKRLWTHRQVAEIAARIKGEQAAKIAAYENAEAEHGGPLLHRLDQSWATLRHDYQHIVVDEAQDLNPAHWKLLRAMVAEKDDDIFLVGDTHQRIYDNYVSLASLGVNIRGRSSRLTLSYRTTKQILGSALGLLGDETWDDLDDGTAHLGGYRSILQGPAPTFVRADTWDEEMNALAAQVSEWRGLADEDEDASIAVAVPTRDMVGEVEQRLRKAGIRSATIGPDGPRVEDAVHVGTLHRFKGLEYRFVAIAGMCEGLVPRRDIERFRDADPLRCRREVQKARSLIFVAATRARDALAVSWHGAPSPFVPAKAASAPAPNVGDGLFKPTGALF, encoded by the coding sequence TTGAGCGTGCAGGGCAAGGTGACGCTGAGGCTCTTGGACAAGGCGGACAAGGAGATCAAGCGGCTGCCCCGGGTCGTCAAGGGCGCCATCTACGATTTCCAGTACAAGTTCCGGGAGAACCCGCACTCCCCTGGCCTCCGACTCAAGCAGCTGAAGGGGCACGACCGCCTCTACTCGGCGCGGGTCGCCGACGACTACAGGGCCCTGCTGCTGCACGTGGGGGACGGTGACTACATCCTCGTCGCGGTCCGGCACCGCAACGAGGTCTACGACAACCTCGAACGGTTCCACCACCAGGTGAACCCTGTCACCGGTGGTATCGAGTTCCTGGAGGTCGTGGAGTCCACGACGGTCCGGGCACCCGGCGGCGCCGATGACGCCCCAGTGTCATCCCCCGCGGGCAGCGGAGAAACCGCCGAGCCGACGGCCCGGAGTGTGTCGGCCCCCGTCGGGCAGCCGACGGCTGAACAGTGCAAGCAGACGGAGCAGGCCCCTTCCGCCGCGCCGTCGGCCTCCCAGCGTGAACCCCTCCTCGCGGCGTTCAGCGCGGAGCAGCTGCGCGAGCTCGGCGTGGCCGAGGCGCTGATCCCGTTGGCGTTGGATGTCACCACCGACGAGAAGATGCTCGGGCTGGTGGAGTACGCCCCGGCGCATTCCGAGGAGGTCCTGCTCGCTCTCGCCGACGGCAAGAGCTTCGGTGACGTCCTGGAGAGCATCACCCAGCCGGTCAAGGTGGCCGAGCCCGTCGATGTCACCGACTACTCCGCCGCTCTGCGCCGGTCCACGACACGGGTGACGACCGAGGACACGGATCTGCGTGAGGCCATCGAGGATGGCTTCGGCCGGTGGAAGGTGTACCTGCACCCGACGCAGGAGAAGCTGGTCAAGCGTCGCTACAAAGGTCCCGCTCGGGTCAGCGGCGGCCCGGGGACCGGCAAGACCATCGTCGCCCTGCACCGGGTGAAGTACCTGGTCGACCGCCTGTCCCAGGGACGGTCCAAAGCCGTGCTGCTCACCACCTACAACCGGAATCTCGCGGGTGACCTGCGCAAGCGGCTGCTCGATCTCGGCGGCCAGGAGGTCGTTGACCGCGTCCACATCGTCAACATCGACAGCCTGGCCACCCAGATCGTGGCCGAAGCCGCCCAGGGCGGCCGCCGCCGGTGGATCACCGACGCCCAGGCGCTGGACGAGTGGCAGGACATGCTCACCGAGATCGGTGAGACCCGCTGGGACGCGGAGTTCCTCAACGCCGAATGGAGCCAGGTCATCCTGGGCCAAGCGGTCAACTCACGGGCCGACTACTTCCGCGCCCGGCGCGCGGGTCGCGGTCAGCGCATCAGCCGGGCACAGCGCGCCGAGATCTGGCAGCTGGTCGAGCGGTTCACCATGGGACTCGATGAGAAACGGCTGTGGACGCACCGGCAGGTCGCGGAGATCGCCGCCCGGATCAAGGGAGAGCAGGCCGCCAAGATCGCCGCCTATGAGAACGCTGAGGCCGAGCACGGGGGGCCGCTGCTCCACCGTCTGGACCAGTCGTGGGCGACCCTGCGCCACGACTACCAGCACATCGTGGTGGACGAGGCCCAGGACCTGAACCCGGCGCACTGGAAACTGCTGCGTGCGATGGTGGCGGAGAAGGACGACGACATCTTCCTAGTCGGCGACACCCACCAGCGCATCTACGACAACTACGTGTCGCTAGCCAGCCTCGGCGTCAACATCCGTGGTCGATCGTCGCGGCTCACGCTCAGCTACCGGACGACCAAGCAGATCCTCGGCTCCGCCCTCGGTCTGCTGGGAGATGAGACGTGGGACGACCTCGACGACGGCACCGCCCACCTCGGCGGCTACCGATCGATTCTGCAGGGCCCCGCGCCGACGTTCGTGCGTGCCGACACCTGGGACGAGGAGATGAACGCCCTGGCGGCTCAGGTCAGCGAATGGCGCGGGCTCGCCGATGAAGATGAGGACGCCTCCATCGCCGTGGCCGTCCCGACCCGCGACATGGTGGGCGAGGTGGAGCAGCGGCTGAGAAAGGCAGGGATCCGCTCGGCGACGATCGGTCCGGACGGGCCGCGCGTCGAGGACGCCGTGCACGTCGGCACTCTGCACCGATTCAAGGGGCTGGAGTACCGCTTCGTGGCGATCGCCGGGATGTGCGAGGGCCTGGTTCCGCGCCGGGACATCGAACGCTTTCGGGATGCCGACCCCCTGCGCTGCCGACGCGAAGTGCAGAAGGCTCGCTCGCTGATCTTCGTGGCGGCCACCCGGGCACGCGATGCGCTCGCCGTGTCCTGGCACGGTGCGCCCAGCCCCTTCGTACCGGCAAAGGCTGCCTCCGCCCCCGCGCCTAACGTCGGCGACGGGCTCTTCAAGCCGACGGGCGCACTGTTCTGA